The Hyphomonas sediminis genome contains a region encoding:
- a CDS encoding flagellar biosynthetic protein FliR encodes MEALAPYLGQASPWIVLFMTVIARLSFVVFMMPGVGDQVISVRTRLFVLLGMSAAIASTGVVPAPTASRLTDLVQLLGSEVIIGLGLGALLRLSMWMLTIAGTIIAQAIGLAQFLGVALEHEAQTVTANMLSIAGATVLLTANYHVAAVDGLMRLYVDIPLGQLSQVSWPMVMDSFYKAFGFALMLAWPFVAANLLYNICLGFINKALPSLMVAFVGAPFMVGAGVMLLAITVGGMLIVWKDRALQVIGWL; translated from the coding sequence ATGGAGGCGCTGGCCCCCTATCTGGGGCAGGCGAGCCCGTGGATCGTTCTGTTCATGACCGTGATCGCGCGGTTGTCCTTCGTCGTGTTCATGATGCCGGGCGTTGGAGATCAGGTCATCTCGGTGCGCACGCGGCTGTTCGTGTTGCTGGGAATGTCGGCAGCGATTGCCTCGACGGGCGTGGTTCCGGCGCCGACGGCCAGCCGCCTGACGGATCTGGTGCAACTGCTCGGCAGTGAAGTGATCATCGGCCTTGGCCTTGGCGCTCTGCTACGTTTGTCGATGTGGATGCTGACGATCGCCGGCACGATCATCGCGCAGGCGATCGGGCTGGCGCAATTCCTCGGCGTCGCGCTGGAGCATGAAGCCCAAACGGTGACGGCGAACATGCTGTCGATTGCCGGAGCGACTGTGTTGCTGACGGCGAACTATCATGTGGCAGCGGTCGACGGGTTGATGCGGCTTTATGTGGATATTCCGCTTGGTCAGCTAAGCCAGGTGAGTTGGCCGATGGTGATGGACAGCTTTTACAAGGCTTTTGGCTTCGCGCTGATGCTCGCCTGGCCCTTTGTGGCGGCAAACCTGCTCTACAACATCTGCCTTGGCTTCATAAACAAGGCGCTGCCCTCGCTGATGGTGGCGTTTGTCGGCGCGCCGTTCATGGTGGGCGCGGGCGTCATGTTGCTCGCGATCACGGTTGGCGGCATGCTGATCGTCTGGAAAGACCGGGCGCTTCAGGTTATCGGCTGGTTGTGA